The proteins below come from a single Streptomyces sp. B3I8 genomic window:
- a CDS encoding DUF397 domain-containing protein, giving the protein MSDVPSGLVWERAAPPDDPGPGPWIEIAYGEGYAEGDPEAPVYLRETSAPDTVVTTNRRKWEAFVLGVQAGEFDHFVEGVEGVEGP; this is encoded by the coding sequence ATGTCTGACGTACCCTCCGGCCTGGTCTGGGAGCGGGCCGCGCCGCCGGACGACCCCGGGCCCGGGCCCTGGATCGAGATCGCGTACGGCGAGGGATACGCGGAGGGCGACCCCGAGGCCCCCGTCTACCTCCGCGAGACCAGCGCCCCGGACACCGTCGTCACGACGAACCGCCGCAAGTGGGAGGCGTTCGTACTCGGCGTCCAGGCGGGCGAGTTCGACCACTTCGTGGAGGGAGTGGAGGGCGTGGAGGGGCCATAG
- a CDS encoding bifunctional lytic transglycosylase/C40 family peptidase, with protein MALVVGVYMVAGNMANGVGGGAVALAKGAVPGAYQDLVQKYGNTCAALNPALLASQLYQESGFNPKARSAAAAEGIAQFIPSTWATHGVDGNGDGRRDVWDPADAIPSAAAYDCKLAEYVKSASGDPTQNMLAAYNAGPDAVLRYNGVPPYSETRNYVKTITTLAESFAAPVTTVEPSEQAAAAINYAQSKLGTPYLWGGNGTAAEGGRFDCSGLTKAAYAKVGITLPRVANDQYNAGPHPKRSELRPGDLVFFSNDPTNSRAIHHVGIYVGGGYMIDAPKTGAVIRFDPMDTPDYFGATRVTEDGAKALPSSV; from the coding sequence ATGGCGCTCGTCGTCGGGGTCTACATGGTCGCCGGGAACATGGCCAACGGCGTCGGTGGCGGTGCCGTGGCGCTCGCGAAGGGTGCCGTACCGGGTGCGTACCAGGACCTCGTACAGAAGTACGGCAACACCTGCGCCGCCCTCAACCCGGCGCTGCTCGCCTCTCAGCTCTACCAGGAGAGCGGGTTCAACCCGAAGGCGCGGAGCGCGGCGGCGGCCGAGGGGATAGCCCAGTTCATCCCCAGCACCTGGGCCACCCACGGTGTCGACGGCAACGGGGACGGCCGGCGCGACGTCTGGGACCCCGCCGACGCGATCCCCTCCGCCGCCGCCTACGACTGCAAGCTCGCCGAGTACGTCAAGAGCGCCTCCGGCGACCCCACCCAGAACATGCTCGCCGCGTACAACGCGGGCCCCGACGCCGTGCTCCGCTACAACGGCGTGCCGCCGTACTCCGAGACGCGGAACTACGTCAAGACGATCACCACGCTCGCCGAGAGCTTCGCCGCGCCCGTGACGACGGTGGAGCCCAGCGAGCAGGCCGCGGCGGCCATCAACTACGCGCAGTCCAAGCTCGGGACGCCGTATCTGTGGGGCGGGAACGGAACGGCCGCGGAAGGTGGGCGGTTCGACTGCTCGGGGCTGACCAAGGCCGCGTACGCCAAGGTCGGCATCACCCTGCCGCGCGTCGCCAACGACCAGTACAACGCCGGGCCGCACCCCAAGCGGAGCGAACTCCGTCCCGGTGACCTCGTGTTCTTCTCCAACGATCCGACCAACTCCCGGGCCATCCACCACGTCGGCATCTACGTCGGCGGCGGATACATGATCGACGCGCCGAAAACCGGGGCGGTCATCCGGTTTGACCCGATGGACACCCCTGACTACTTCGGCGCCACCAGGGTCACCGAAGATGGCGCGAAAGCGCTCCCCAGCTCGGTGTGA
- a CDS encoding helix-turn-helix transcriptional regulator — protein sequence MRSTPTVRQLRLGAELRKLRERAGLTSTQAAQLLGIKQNQVSNMEAARHGVSPDRLRTIACHYDCSDKALVEALATMTPDRRRGWWEEYREILPTGMLNLAELEHYATRLRTAVTVHVPGLFQTTEYAREIFRQAVPELPPPDVEHRVSFRVKRQGILFRDDPTPHQVIIHEAALRMRFGGADISRAQLKHLLDMNERDHIRIQVIPFDANTFPGSGQSIYYAEGPVPQLDTVNLDQSHGPVFLDAEAQLNKYRVLLDRMEAAALTREQSSTFIHTILKTL from the coding sequence ATGAGAAGCACACCCACCGTGCGTCAACTGCGGTTGGGCGCCGAACTGCGCAAGCTCCGGGAGCGCGCCGGCCTCACCTCCACGCAGGCCGCCCAGCTCCTGGGCATCAAGCAGAACCAGGTCAGCAACATGGAGGCCGCGCGGCACGGGGTGAGCCCCGACCGCCTGCGCACCATCGCCTGCCACTACGACTGCTCGGACAAGGCCCTCGTCGAGGCTCTCGCCACGATGACCCCCGACCGCAGGCGCGGCTGGTGGGAGGAGTACCGCGAGATCCTCCCCACCGGGATGCTGAACCTGGCGGAACTGGAGCACTACGCCACGCGCCTGCGCACCGCCGTCACGGTGCACGTCCCCGGCCTCTTCCAGACGACGGAGTACGCCCGGGAGATCTTCCGTCAGGCGGTGCCGGAGCTGCCGCCGCCGGACGTGGAGCACCGGGTCTCGTTCCGGGTCAAGCGTCAGGGCATCCTCTTCCGCGACGACCCGACCCCGCACCAGGTGATCATCCACGAGGCCGCCCTGCGCATGCGGTTCGGCGGCGCCGACATCAGCCGGGCGCAGCTCAAGCACCTGCTGGACATGAACGAGCGCGACCACATCCGCATCCAGGTCATCCCCTTCGACGCGAACACCTTCCCCGGCTCGGGCCAGTCGATCTACTACGCCGAGGGACCCGTGCCACAACTCGACACCGTCAACCTCGACCAGTCGCACGGCCCGGTCTTCCTCGACGCCGAGGCACAGCTGAACAAGTACCGCGTACTGCTCGACCGGATGGAGGCCGCGGCCCTCACGCGGGAGCAGTCGTCGACGTTCATCCACACCATCCTCAAGACCCTGTGA
- a CDS encoding DUF397 domain-containing protein, whose product MPIPTWQKSSYCPEGNSCVHVAAVDPAGVVLVTESGDPAGTVVAAPGAAFGALLRTLKSREKTDV is encoded by the coding sequence ATGCCGATACCGACCTGGCAGAAGTCCTCGTACTGCCCGGAGGGCAACTCCTGCGTGCACGTTGCCGCCGTGGACCCCGCCGGGGTCGTCCTCGTGACCGAGAGCGGGGACCCCGCGGGAACCGTCGTCGCCGCACCCGGCGCCGCCTTCGGCGCCCTCCTGCGGACCCTGAAGTCGAGGGAGAAAACGGATGTCTGA
- a CDS encoding serine protease, protein MKRPRRAPGGGPRHHGRRPRRSWSRHLLLGCAVLLTGTCVSVASADEGTGRPPLGVTRTAPPSPRTARVGVLLDGDGDDDGDSGGGGGGGRHFCTASVVHSPRHDLIVTAAHCVDGGGPLWFAPGYRDGAAPYGVWKVRNVLYDDAWAEGADEDHDLAFAVLDTQDAEDGEDGGGRGVEDVVGAGAFPTGPPHDGRGGGSDGIGIGIGVGVVTVVGYPDARETPIACTARPVALGLTQQRVDCPGFTGGTSGSPWVDRAGEVVGVIGGHEEGGATADVSYSVVVGEDAWRLYRTAMAQL, encoded by the coding sequence ATGAAGCGCCCCCGACGCGCGCCGGGTGGCGGCCCTCGTCACCACGGCCGCCGCCCTCGCCGCTCCTGGTCGCGGCACCTGCTGCTCGGCTGTGCGGTGCTGCTCACCGGCACGTGCGTCAGCGTGGCCTCCGCCGACGAGGGGACCGGGCGCCCGCCCCTCGGGGTGACCCGCACCGCCCCGCCGTCGCCGCGCACCGCACGCGTCGGCGTCCTCCTCGACGGCGACGGCGACGACGACGGCGACAGCGGTGGCGGTGGCGGTGGCGGCCGGCATTTCTGTACCGCCTCCGTCGTGCACAGCCCCCGCCACGACCTGATCGTCACCGCCGCGCACTGCGTGGACGGCGGCGGGCCGCTGTGGTTCGCGCCGGGGTACCGGGACGGTGCGGCGCCCTACGGGGTGTGGAAGGTGCGGAACGTCCTCTACGACGACGCGTGGGCCGAGGGCGCGGACGAGGACCACGACCTCGCCTTCGCCGTGCTGGACACCCAGGACGCCGAGGACGGCGAGGACGGCGGCGGCCGGGGTGTGGAGGACGTGGTCGGGGCCGGCGCCTTTCCCACCGGGCCACCGCACGACGGGAGGGGCGGCGGCAGCGACGGCATAGGCATCGGCATCGGCGTCGGCGTCGTCACCGTCGTCGGGTATCCCGATGCCCGCGAGACCCCGATCGCCTGTACCGCCCGGCCCGTCGCTCTCGGCCTCACCCAGCAGCGCGTCGACTGCCCCGGCTTCACCGGCGGTACCAGCGGCAGCCCCTGGGTGGACCGGGCCGGGGAGGTCGTCGGCGTCATCGGTGGCCATGAGGAGGGCGGTGCCACCGCGGACGTGTCGTACAGCGTCGTCGTTGGGGAGGACGCGTGGCGGCTGTACCGCACCGCCATGGCGCAATTGTGA
- a CDS encoding phosphatase PAP2 family protein — protein MAGLAESSGTNPDVELLYDINGLAKDAPHGFDRVMEFIGEYGLLFAMVLLVLWCWWGVRRRGGENAASSVAALVWAPLAAGIAVLVNVPIRGFVERPRPFVDHDGLEVLVDGKDDFSFVSDHATLTMAVAVGLFVANRRFGLIGIGLALLEGFCRVYMGVHYPTDVVGGFALGTAVALLLSPVAMALLTPVVRAVEKSPRLGWLVRDRRRAGIVSDASAEVAGERDLAA, from the coding sequence ATGGCTGGACTCGCCGAATCCTCCGGGACGAACCCCGACGTCGAACTGCTGTACGACATCAACGGCCTGGCCAAGGACGCCCCGCACGGGTTCGACCGGGTGATGGAGTTCATCGGGGAGTACGGGCTGCTGTTCGCCATGGTGCTGCTGGTGCTCTGGTGCTGGTGGGGCGTGCGCCGACGGGGCGGTGAGAACGCCGCGTCCTCCGTGGCCGCACTCGTGTGGGCGCCGCTCGCGGCGGGGATCGCGGTGCTGGTGAACGTGCCGATCCGGGGATTCGTGGAGCGGCCCCGGCCGTTCGTCGACCACGACGGCCTCGAGGTGCTCGTCGACGGCAAGGACGACTTCTCCTTCGTGAGCGACCACGCGACGCTCACCATGGCCGTCGCGGTCGGGCTGTTCGTCGCCAACCGGCGCTTCGGGCTCATCGGGATCGGGCTGGCGCTGCTGGAAGGGTTCTGCCGGGTCTACATGGGGGTGCACTACCCGACCGACGTCGTGGGCGGATTCGCGCTCGGCACGGCGGTGGCGCTGCTGCTGTCGCCGGTGGCGATGGCCCTGCTGACGCCGGTGGTGCGAGCGGTGGAGAAGTCGCCCCGGCTGGGATGGCTGGTACGGGACCGGCGGCGGGCGGGCATCGTCTCCGACGCGTCGGCCGAGGTCGCGGGGGAACGGGACCTGGCCGCGTAG
- the pstA gene encoding phosphate ABC transporter permease PstA encodes MSTAPVTAAAPRTLRGARLPKWSPWAIAAGAVVVAVVLGLVADMDNPAQLGLIAAILFVLGTYGIATRVEGRRQAKDRVATSLVWVCFLLAVFPLASLLWETVRQGVKDLDFYFLSHSMGVVADTEAGGGIYHAILGTLEQVGLATVVAVPVGVLTAVYLVEYGRGKLAQAVTFFVDVMTGIPSIVAGLFVLSFWILILDMGYSGFAGSLALAILMMPIVVRSTEEMLKLVPNELREASLALGVPKWRTILKVVLPTSIGGITTGIMLAVARITGETAPVLLLVWGTNFINTNPFKDPQASLPLYIYQQYANSAGYGAAYDRAWAAALTLIAIVMILNLVARGIARWKSPR; translated from the coding sequence ATGAGCACCGCACCTGTCACCGCCGCCGCGCCCCGCACGCTGCGCGGCGCCCGGCTCCCGAAGTGGTCCCCGTGGGCCATCGCCGCCGGCGCGGTCGTCGTCGCCGTCGTCCTCGGCCTCGTCGCGGACATGGACAATCCGGCGCAGCTCGGCCTGATCGCGGCCATTCTGTTCGTCCTCGGCACCTACGGCATCGCCACCCGCGTGGAGGGCCGCCGCCAGGCCAAGGACCGGGTCGCCACCAGCCTCGTCTGGGTCTGCTTCCTGCTCGCCGTGTTCCCGCTGGCCTCGCTGCTGTGGGAGACCGTCCGGCAGGGCGTGAAGGATCTCGACTTCTACTTCCTGTCCCACTCCATGGGCGTGGTCGCCGACACCGAGGCCGGCGGCGGCATCTACCACGCCATCCTCGGCACCCTGGAGCAGGTCGGCCTCGCCACCGTCGTCGCCGTGCCGGTGGGCGTGCTCACCGCCGTCTACCTGGTGGAGTACGGGCGCGGCAAGCTCGCCCAGGCCGTCACCTTCTTCGTCGACGTCATGACCGGCATCCCGTCGATCGTCGCCGGCCTGTTCGTCCTCAGCTTCTGGATCCTCATCCTCGACATGGGCTACTCCGGCTTCGCCGGCTCGCTCGCCCTGGCCATCCTCATGATGCCGATCGTGGTCCGCTCCACGGAGGAGATGCTCAAGCTCGTCCCGAACGAGCTGCGCGAGGCCTCCCTCGCGCTGGGCGTGCCGAAGTGGCGCACCATCCTCAAGGTGGTCCTGCCGACGTCGATCGGCGGCATCACCACCGGCATCATGCTCGCGGTCGCCCGCATCACCGGCGAGACCGCCCCGGTGCTGCTGCTGGTGTGGGGCACGAACTTCATCAACACCAACCCGTTCAAGGACCCGCAGGCGTCGCTGCCGCTGTACATCTACCAGCAGTACGCCAACAGCGCGGGCTACGGCGCGGCCTACGACCGTGCCTGGGCGGCGGCCCTCACCCTCATCGCGATCGTGATGATCCTCAACCTGGTGGCCCGCGGCATCGCCCGCTGGAAGTCCCCCCGCTGA
- a CDS encoding inorganic phosphate transporter codes for MDTFALIVTVAVALFFTYTNGFHDSANAIATSVSTRALTPRAALAMAAVMNLAGAFLGSGVAKTVSEGLINTPEGSKGMGILFAALVGAIFWNLVTWYYGLPSSSSHALFGGMVGAALAGGIKVYWNGVLDKIVIPMFLSPVVGLIVGYLVMTAIMWIFRRANPHKAKRGFRIAQTVSAAGMALGHGLQDAQKTMGIVMMALVIADVEDYGDAIPVWVKLVCAVMLSLGTYAGGWRIMRTLGRKIIELDPPQGFAAETTGASIMFTTAFLFKAPISTTHVITSAIMGVGATRRVNAVRWGVAKNIVLGWFITMPAAGVVAAVSYWVVDVVVL; via the coding sequence ATGGACACCTTCGCTCTGATCGTGACCGTCGCGGTCGCGCTCTTCTTCACGTACACCAATGGTTTCCACGACTCGGCCAACGCGATCGCCACCTCCGTGTCGACACGGGCGCTGACCCCGCGTGCCGCGCTGGCGATGGCCGCCGTGATGAACCTCGCCGGCGCGTTCCTCGGATCCGGGGTCGCCAAGACGGTCAGTGAGGGACTGATCAACACGCCCGAGGGCTCCAAGGGGATGGGTATCCTCTTCGCCGCGCTCGTCGGCGCGATCTTCTGGAACCTCGTGACCTGGTACTACGGCCTGCCCTCATCGTCCTCGCACGCGCTGTTCGGCGGCATGGTCGGCGCGGCGCTGGCCGGTGGGATCAAGGTTTACTGGAACGGGGTGCTCGACAAGATCGTCATTCCGATGTTCCTGTCGCCGGTGGTCGGTCTGATCGTCGGATACCTGGTGATGACCGCGATCATGTGGATCTTCCGGCGGGCCAACCCGCACAAGGCCAAGCGCGGTTTCCGGATCGCCCAGACGGTCTCGGCGGCGGGCATGGCGCTCGGGCACGGTCTGCAGGACGCGCAGAAGACCATGGGCATCGTGATGATGGCGCTGGTCATCGCGGACGTCGAGGACTACGGCGACGCGATCCCGGTGTGGGTCAAACTCGTGTGCGCGGTGATGCTGTCGCTCGGCACGTACGCGGGTGGCTGGCGCATCATGCGGACGCTGGGGCGGAAGATCATCGAGCTGGATCCGCCGCAGGGGTTCGCGGCGGAGACGACGGGGGCGTCGATCATGTTCACGACGGCGTTCCTGTTCAAGGCGCCGATCTCCACGACGCATGTGATCACTTCGGCGATCATGGGTGTGGGGGCCACGCGGCGGGTGAACGCGGTGCGGTGGGGGGTCGCGAAGAACATCGTGCTGGGGTGGTTCATCACGATGCCGGCGGCGGGGGTTGTCGCCGCGGTGAGTTATTGGGTGGTTGACGTGGTGGTGCTGTAG
- a CDS encoding DUF47 domain-containing protein — protein sequence MRFRLTPRETSFYDMFAASADNIVTGSKLLMELLGADTSARAEIAERMRAAEHAGDDATHAIFHQLNSSFITPFDREDIYNLASSLDDIMDFMEEAVDLVVLYNVEELPKGVEQQIEVLARAAELTAEAMPNLRTMDNLTEYWIEVNRLENQADQIHRKLLAMLFNGKYEAIEVLKLKQIVDVLEEAADAFEHVANTVETIAVKES from the coding sequence GTGCGCTTTCGTCTGACCCCCAGGGAGACGAGCTTCTACGACATGTTCGCCGCGTCCGCGGACAACATCGTCACGGGCTCCAAGCTCCTCATGGAACTGCTCGGGGCGGACACCTCCGCCCGGGCCGAGATCGCAGAGCGTATGCGGGCCGCGGAACACGCCGGTGACGACGCGACGCACGCGATCTTCCACCAGCTGAACTCCTCGTTCATCACGCCCTTCGACCGTGAGGACATCTACAACCTCGCGTCGTCGCTGGACGACATCATGGACTTCATGGAGGAGGCCGTCGACCTGGTCGTTCTCTACAACGTGGAGGAACTGCCCAAGGGCGTCGAACAGCAGATCGAGGTGCTGGCGCGGGCGGCCGAACTGACCGCCGAGGCCATGCCGAACCTGCGGACCATGGACAACCTCACCGAGTACTGGATCGAGGTCAACCGCCTGGAGAACCAGGCCGACCAAATCCACCGCAAGCTGCTCGCCATGCTCTTCAACGGCAAGTACGAGGCCATCGAGGTGCTCAAGCTGAAGCAGATCGTGGACGTCCTGGAAGAGGCGGCCGACGCCTTCGAGCACGTGGCGAACACCGTGGAGACCATCGCGGTCAAGGAGTCCTGA
- a CDS encoding metal-sensitive transcriptional regulator, translating to MPDTTPSGATIPDTTAPAAVAAPLTDHDRGIHGYHKQREEHLKRLRRIEGQVRGLQRMVDEDVYCIDILTQVSASTKALQSFALQLLEEHLRHCVADAARKGGDEIDTRVEEATKAIARLLRT from the coding sequence ATGCCGGACACGACGCCTTCGGGCGCGACGATTCCGGACACCACGGCACCGGCCGCGGTCGCGGCCCCGCTCACGGACCACGACCGCGGCATCCACGGCTACCACAAGCAGAGGGAAGAGCACCTCAAGCGGCTGCGCCGCATCGAGGGCCAGGTCAGAGGCCTGCAACGGATGGTCGACGAGGACGTCTACTGCATCGACATACTCACCCAGGTGTCCGCCTCGACGAAGGCCCTGCAGTCCTTCGCGCTCCAGCTCCTGGAGGAGCACCTGCGCCACTGCGTCGCGGACGCGGCCCGCAAGGGCGGTGACGAAATCGACACGAGGGTGGAAGAAGCCACGAAGGCGATCGCACGCCTCCTGCGCACATAG
- the pstB gene encoding phosphate ABC transporter ATP-binding protein PstB yields MAKRIDVSGLTAFYGSHKAIEDISMTVEPRSVTAFIGPSGCGKSTFLRTLNRMHEVTPGGRVEGKVLLDDEDLYGAGIDPVAVRRDVGMVFQRPNPFPTMSIFDNVAAGLRLNGKYKKSELGDVVEKSLKGANLWNEVKDRLNRPGSGLSGGQQQRLCIARAIAVEPDVLLMDEPCSALDPISTLAIEDLISELKERFTIVIVTHNMQQAARVSDRTAFFNLAAVGQPGRLIEIDDTERIFSNPSVQATEDYISGRFG; encoded by the coding sequence ATGGCCAAACGAATCGATGTGAGCGGGCTCACCGCCTTCTACGGCTCCCACAAGGCGATCGAGGACATCTCGATGACCGTCGAACCGCGTTCGGTGACGGCGTTCATCGGCCCCTCGGGCTGCGGCAAGTCCACGTTCCTGCGGACCCTGAACCGGATGCACGAGGTCACCCCCGGCGGCCGGGTCGAGGGCAAGGTGCTGCTCGACGACGAGGACCTGTACGGCGCCGGGATCGACCCGGTGGCGGTACGGCGCGACGTCGGCATGGTGTTCCAGCGCCCGAACCCCTTCCCCACCATGTCGATCTTCGACAACGTGGCGGCGGGCCTGCGGCTCAACGGCAAGTACAAGAAGTCCGAGCTCGGCGACGTCGTCGAGAAGTCCCTGAAGGGCGCCAACCTCTGGAACGAGGTCAAGGACCGTCTGAACCGGCCGGGCTCCGGCCTCTCCGGCGGCCAGCAGCAGCGTCTGTGCATCGCGCGCGCGATCGCGGTCGAACCGGACGTGCTGCTGATGGACGAGCCCTGCTCCGCCCTCGACCCCATCTCCACCCTCGCGATCGAGGACCTGATCAGCGAGCTGAAGGAACGCTTCACGATCGTCATCGTGACGCACAACATGCAGCAGGCGGCCCGCGTCTCGGACCGTACGGCGTTCTTCAACCTCGCGGCGGTCGGCCAGCCCGGCCGGCTCATCGAGATCGACGACACGGAGCGGATCTTCTCCAACCCGTCGGTCCAGGCGACGGAGGACTACATCTCCGGCCGCTTCGGCTGA
- a CDS encoding ATP-binding protein, with product MATVAPSWAYTLHLPHDPRAPGIGRSTLRRVLGSYGLEPHTPTAELLAAELLANAQTHTKGEYALRIRFDGMRGRLRVGVWDRSSALPPGFGGRGAGVPPGAADPCAESGRGLHLVRACADDYGGYTLRELGSSHGGKLLWAECRV from the coding sequence ATGGCAACCGTAGCGCCGTCCTGGGCCTACACCCTCCATCTTCCGCATGATCCAAGGGCGCCCGGGATCGGGCGCAGCACGCTGCGGCGGGTGCTGGGCAGTTACGGGCTGGAGCCGCACACCCCGACCGCCGAGCTGCTGGCCGCCGAGTTGCTCGCCAACGCGCAGACGCACACGAAGGGGGAGTACGCCCTGCGCATCCGGTTCGACGGCATGCGCGGGCGGTTGCGGGTCGGGGTGTGGGACCGGAGTTCCGCCCTGCCGCCCGGCTTCGGCGGACGGGGCGCGGGCGTGCCGCCGGGAGCGGCGGACCCGTGCGCGGAGTCGGGGCGCGGCCTCCACCTCGTACGGGCGTGCGCCGACGACTACGGCGGCTACACCCTCCGCGAGCTCGGCTCCTCGCACGGCGGCAAGCTGCTGTGGGCCGAGTGCCGCGTGTGA
- the pstS gene encoding phosphate ABC transporter substrate-binding protein PstS — protein MKLQRKNRLRALSLGVVAVSGALALTACGSDDTGSTGNGDASSAANASSIKCDDAKGQLQASGSSAQKNAVDAWVKQYIQACKGVQINYNPSGSGAGVTAFLGGQTAFAGSDSALKPEEVASSKKVCSGGQAVDLPMVGGPIAVGYNVPGVDNLVLDAPTLAKIFDSKITKWDDAAIKKLNPDAKLPSTKIQAFHRSDESGTTDNFTKYLIAAAPDDWKYEGGKAWQAKGGQSAQGSSGLAQQVKQTEGAISYFELSYAGDGINAVKLKTDAPDPVEATVDNATKAIGAAKITGTGKDLALQMNYKPTEAGAYPLTLVTYEIVCDKGNKSDTLATTKSFLTYIASEDGQKQLADAKYAPIPDEIITKVRDTISSLS, from the coding sequence GTGAAGCTTCAGCGCAAGAATCGGCTGCGCGCCCTCTCCCTCGGTGTTGTCGCCGTCTCCGGCGCCCTGGCCCTGACGGCGTGCGGCTCCGACGACACGGGCTCCACCGGCAACGGCGACGCTTCGTCCGCCGCCAACGCGAGCAGCATCAAGTGCGACGACGCCAAGGGCCAGCTCCAGGCGTCCGGCTCGTCCGCGCAGAAGAACGCGGTCGACGCCTGGGTGAAGCAGTACATCCAGGCCTGCAAGGGCGTGCAGATCAACTACAACCCGAGCGGCTCGGGCGCAGGCGTCACCGCCTTCCTCGGCGGCCAGACCGCGTTCGCCGGCTCGGACTCCGCGCTGAAGCCGGAGGAGGTCGCCTCCTCCAAGAAGGTGTGCTCCGGCGGCCAGGCCGTGGACCTCCCGATGGTCGGCGGCCCGATCGCGGTCGGCTACAACGTCCCCGGTGTGGACAACCTGGTCCTGGACGCCCCGACGCTCGCCAAGATCTTCGACAGCAAGATCACCAAGTGGGACGACGCGGCGATCAAGAAGCTGAACCCCGACGCGAAGCTTCCGTCCACGAAGATCCAGGCCTTCCACCGCTCGGACGAGTCCGGCACCACGGACAACTTCACCAAGTACCTGATCGCCGCCGCGCCGGACGACTGGAAGTACGAGGGCGGCAAGGCCTGGCAGGCCAAGGGCGGCCAGTCCGCGCAGGGCTCCTCCGGTCTGGCCCAGCAGGTGAAGCAGACCGAGGGCGCGATCTCCTACTTCGAGCTCTCCTACGCCGGTGACGGCATCAACGCCGTCAAGCTGAAGACGGACGCCCCCGACCCGGTCGAGGCCACCGTCGACAACGCCACCAAGGCCATCGGCGCCGCGAAGATCACCGGCACCGGCAAGGACCTGGCGCTGCAGATGAACTACAAGCCCACCGAGGCCGGCGCCTACCCGCTCACCCTGGTGACGTACGAGATCGTCTGCGACAAGGGCAACAAGTCGGACACGCTCGCCACGACCAAGTCCTTCCTGACCTACATCGCGTCCGAGGACGGTCAGAAGCAGCTGGCCGACGCCAAGTACGCGCCGATCCCCGACGAGATCATCACCAAGGTCCGCGACACCATCTCGAGCCTGAGCTGA
- the pstC gene encoding phosphate ABC transporter permease subunit PstC, whose protein sequence is MDTTTQNTEQPEQPGDAEQPPPTTPAPAPATAEEKRASRGATRPGDRVFLGLSRGSGIFLLVIMAAIAAFLAYRASIAISKDHGNFLTTLEWNTNVDPPVFGIAVLAFGTVVSSIIAMALAVPVAVGIALFITHYSPRKLGGTLAYVIDLLAAVPSIVYGLWGALVLVPHLEGLFGWLDKYFGWTGIFEWQQGAPRSLLTVGILLAIMILPVITNVSREVFRQVPRMHEEAALALGATRWEVIRMSVLPFGRSGVISASMLGLGRALGETMAVATVLSPTFKINASLLDPGGGTFAQNIASKFGEATDTGRDALIASGLVLFVITLLVNGAARMIIARRKEYSGANA, encoded by the coding sequence ATGGACACCACCACCCAGAACACCGAGCAGCCCGAACAGCCGGGCGACGCCGAGCAGCCCCCACCGACCACACCCGCCCCGGCACCCGCGACCGCCGAGGAGAAGCGCGCGAGCCGCGGCGCCACCCGCCCCGGTGACCGCGTCTTCCTCGGCCTGTCCCGCGGTTCCGGCATCTTCCTGCTGGTGATCATGGCCGCGATCGCGGCCTTCCTCGCCTACCGCGCGTCCATAGCCATCAGCAAGGACCACGGCAACTTCCTCACCACCCTCGAGTGGAACACCAACGTCGACCCGCCGGTCTTCGGCATCGCGGTCCTGGCCTTCGGCACGGTGGTCTCGTCGATCATCGCGATGGCCCTCGCGGTCCCGGTCGCGGTCGGCATCGCGCTGTTCATCACCCATTACTCCCCGCGCAAGCTGGGCGGCACCCTCGCCTACGTCATCGACCTGCTGGCCGCGGTGCCGTCCATCGTCTACGGCCTGTGGGGCGCCCTCGTCCTGGTGCCGCACCTGGAGGGCCTGTTCGGCTGGCTGGACAAGTACTTCGGTTGGACCGGGATCTTCGAGTGGCAGCAGGGCGCCCCGCGCTCGCTGCTGACGGTCGGCATCCTGCTGGCCATCATGATCCTCCCGGTGATCACCAACGTCAGCCGTGAGGTCTTCCGCCAGGTCCCGCGGATGCACGAGGAGGCGGCCCTGGCGCTCGGCGCCACCCGCTGGGAGGTCATCCGCATGTCGGTGCTGCCCTTCGGCCGCTCCGGCGTGATCTCCGCCTCGATGCTCGGCCTCGGCCGCGCGCTCGGCGAGACGATGGCCGTCGCCACGGTCCTCTCCCCGACCTTCAAGATCAACGCCAGCCTTCTCGACCCGGGCGGCGGCACCTTCGCGCAGAACATCGCGAGCAAGTTCGGCGAGGCCACCGACACCGGCCGGGACGCCCTGATCGCCTCCGGCCTGGTCCTCTTCGTCATCACCCTGCTGGTCAACGGCGCGGCCCGCATGATCATCGCCCGCCGCAAGGAGTACTCGGGGGCCAACGCATGA